From the genome of Aggregicoccus sp. 17bor-14:
GTGGTGTTCGAGGCAAATGCGCTGCGCCACTCGCCGGTGGGAGAGCTGCTGCTCGCCTGCCTCATGCGCGACGGCGGCAAGCAGCTGCGCGAAGTGCGCGAGCGCACCGGCGTCGATCCGCTGGAGGACCTGGACCGGCTCGTGGTCACCGACGAGGGCGTCATCCTCTCGGGCAACTTCGCCAAGGCGCGCACCTCCGAGCTCTTCGCGCGGGCCACGGCGCGCAGCTACGGCGACAGCGCCCGGCTCTACGAGCCCCCTGCGCCCGAGGGCGGCGAGGAGCCCCGGGTGGGCCCAGACGCGCCCGCGCCGCGCGGCTCGCTCGCGAGCTGGAACGATCAGCTCTTCGTCGTGAGCAAGACGCCGCAGGGCGCCCAGCAGGTCATCGACCGGGTGGAGGGGCGCGCAGGCGACGGCGAGCAGCCGCTGCTGGGCGAGGACAGCACCTACGGCGAGATGTACGGCGTGGTGTCGGTGGACCAGCTGTCTCAGATGCTGGGCAACGATCAGCCCGAGCTGCTGCAGCGGCTGCGCGAGGTGGCGGACCACGTGGAGCTGCACATCGACGCGCGCTCGGACGTGGCGGTGGTGGCCGAGGTGAAGGGCGCGGACGCGGCGAAGGTGGAGGACCTGGGCAAGTCGCTGGGCGCGGCGCTGAGCGTGGCGCGGCTCAAGGCGCAGGCCGAGGGCTCGCAGGAGCTCTCGCAGCTGCTGGACTTCGCCCGGGTGCGCCCCGAGGGCGACACCTTCCAGCTCGAGGTGGCGCTGCCGCTCGACTACCTCAAGCAGAAGCTCGCGTTCTGCTCCGCGCCTCCCGATGCGGGCGCGCCCTAGCCCACCATCGCGCTCACCTCGGGGCTGAACGCGGGCCCCGGGGCGCTGTGCACCACCAGGGGCGGGAGCACCACCAGCGGCGCGCGACTGCTGCGCACCGCGTGCAGGAGCAGCAGCTTCGCGGGGCGGTCGGGCCGCGGGTGCACGAGGCGCAGGTGGCGCATGCTCAGCCGCTCGGCCTTGAGCGTGGTCGCGAGCTCGGAGAAGCGGCTCACCGGGTACACCAGCGAGAGCCCGCCGCGCGCTTCCAGCAGGTAGCGCGCGGCGCGCACCACGTCCACCAGCGCGCAGGTCAGCTCGTGCCGCGCGAGCGCCCGCTCCCGCTCGGTGTTCACCCTTCCCGAGGCCGGCGCGCGGTACGGCGGATTGCACAGCACGTGCGCGAAGCTGCCGCGGCCGAACTTCTGGTCCACCTGGCAGAGGTCTCCGAGCACGAGCGACACCGAGTGCTCGCAGCGGTTGAGGTGCACGTTGCGCTGGGCGAGCGAGAAGAGGCCGGGCTGCAGCTCCAGGCCGGTGACGTCCGTGCAGCCGAGGCGCCGCGA
Proteins encoded in this window:
- a CDS encoding tRNA1(Val) (adenine(37)-N6)-methyltransferase yields the protein MRVLAPSSPAWPEPEVPARAAPEAPGPGETLDAICGGEVQVLQRRTGYRFNLDSLLLAHFAVQTGGAGRGRIIDLGTGCGIVPLLLSRRLGCTDVTGLELQPGLFSLAQRNVHLNRCEHSVSLVLGDLCQVDQKFGRGSFAHVLCNPPYRAPASGRVNTERERALARHELTCALVDVVRAARYLLEARGGLSLVYPVSRFSELATTLKAERLSMRHLRLVHPRPDRPAKLLLLHAVRSSRAPLVVLPPLVVHSAPGPAFSPEVSAMVG